The Legionella jordanis genomic sequence CAATGTTCACGTACTTCCAGGCAAAGGCTGCAAACTGTTTTCCTTCGCCCTCAGCTTGAATCGCATCGGTAACACGTGTAGCAACCTCACTGACTTGATCATAGTTTTTGAGCGGATTGTAGTGAGCAGACAATTCAGGAAAACCTAAATGCACCACTCTAAAATCATGTAATCTGCCACTAGCCTTGCAGGCTGAGTACATATCACGAACTAAATCTAAATCTCCTTTGGGGTCAATGACAATCACTGCATCGCCATTTCTAATATCCTGATTTATTAGGATACTTGCTAGACGTGTTTTGCCAACTCGAGTTGTCCCGACTACAAAAGTATGACCAACTCGCACTTCCTGCGGGATATAGACTGAATTATCTTTTTCACCTAGCCCATGTAGGTATGAGCTGCCACCTACAGGTGGTTCAGGTTTAAATGGATTGAGTCTTGATGGGGTATTAAACAGTTGGGTCAATAATGAACTTTCGTGGTTTTTGCAATAATCACGTACTTTGCGATAGCAGGTATTTCGTTGCATAAATAATTCATTTCTAATTTGTTTAATTTGATGTAATCGCTGCGTATGATGAGGCAACCAACGAAACCCTTTCCCAAGAAACAACCATTTCTTGGATAATGGCACTTCCGTGGTGGACAAAGCATAATAAGGCATAGCAATAAGTCTGCGGTGATAACACTTGATGCGGAAGGCCTGGTATCCTCTAACTAGACCCAATGTCATAAGGCTAAGTGCTGCATAGACTCCCATGTTTTGTGTGAGTAGAAACAGGTGTGGTTGAGTGACAGTAAGCCATGCCAGTGAAACACAGGTTAGGAAGGTATAGAATTCAGTGGGTTCACGCAAAAGGTTTTCAACGGGATATTGGCTCATGATTTATCTCCACCAAATCAGTAATTCAAAAAAGATTAGTGCTGCAAGCAGGTAGTATTTTGCTTGCAAAGCCAATTTAATTTGAGCTTCATCAAGTTCATCTTGGCGTCGGTTTACCATGCCTGTAATCAGTTTTGGCCAAGCCCAATACAGAGCTATATAAAACAGCATATGGCAGAGTAAAAAGCCTACTTGATGGATTTTGAAAAAGTCATTCATGCTGCTAATTTCAGTACTAAATCGCATCAATTGAGGTGCTAAGAACAAAAGTAATACCACTGGCAGAATGAATTTGCTTATGCCTATAATGGATTTATAAAACCAATTATTTAACATGGAAAAACTCCTTATGATTAGGAAGAACACCCCAGTACAGTCGGTGATTTGGACGGGATTGAAAATATTTGGCAAGATAAGTCTTCTTGTTTTGCAAGCGATCGTTGTCTTTGCTTCCGATGAAAAAGATAAACCACACTATGTTACAGGGAAGGCAACCGAACTTTATGAAGATGGTGCAATCAGTGGTTCTGAATACGCCAGACATATTCATGGAGACTAGCTTCATTTTACTTTCCCCATGCTGGCTATTTTTGCCCCTTGCTTGATGGTATCCACACCTGAGTTAGCAACTTTGTTACTGTGTTGTGCTGCGTCATTAACCAATGCACCAAGGGCTGCCCCTGCTTCTCCACCAAAATGACTGGATAGTTTTAAGAGTAACATGGGTGCAATAAAGTAGAATAAAACCGCCATATTGCGCATGGCTGCAATGGCATCGTTTTGTCCTAAAGGATCAAGCACGCTGCGCTCGACAAAACCTACCAGATGCCACAGGTATTGCAGGAAAATCGCCATTATAAACAGACCGCAAATACTGCCTAACGCCTTAGGGTTATAACCACTTAAAGCCAAAATCACAGGAGTCAAGATAATCAGGAAGAAATACAAAAAGGCCTGCATGACAGGTAGTGTTTGCATAATTGCTTCACGCTTTAACGGCGTTGATGTCCATGATTTTGTTAATTGCCCAATATTTACTAACCCATGAGAAATGGCACCACCAAAAGCCCCATTGGTATTTCCCATTAGATTTTTCATACTGTTAGCCTGCATGTCGCGACTGTCATTAAGCAACATCTTGGCAATGTAGTCTTCTGAGCTTAACTGCGAACCCCAAGCTTTAGGATGGTTATTTTTGAACGTGCGTACCCTGTCTAAAACCGCATAGTAATTCAGGTGGCTGTCAAAGACACTGGCGTTATTGGCTACTTGCACCAAATCTGTTTTGAGCTTTTTCCACCATTGATTGCAGGTGGGATAACCTTGCTCTGGCAGATGTTTGGCATCAATATCACCACGTTCTGCTGCTTTTTCGAGATTTTTGTTGGGGGCTTCGTTAAAGGTAAAGCCTGGTACAGGTTGTCTTGCGTAAATTTTATCATAGTATAGTGTTTGATAGACTTTGGAACCCACCCATTTTAAATCCTCCTCACCACCGTATTTTTTTAAAATGTCATTGACCTTGGTTTTGTCGTGCGGTTCATTGTGATATTGACTTCTGGCCTCAAGGAAGCATTGTCTGTGAAAATTCAATGCTTGTTCACGTACATCGGCAGGTAAATAGGTGGAAATTAAATCGCCTTCAATCGCTTGTAAGCTGTCGGTGCAACCCGTCACTTTCATCAAGCCGTAGGTAATCCCTGACATGTAATTTTGCAAGAGTGCAAAACCAATAGGCATTTTGACATTGGGGGTCAGTACGTCTGCAAATGCTTCATCATAAGTAGTACCTGTATCTTTTAAAGTAGAAGTTTTTGCATCTGTTCCTTTTTTTATACCGCACATGGGCTTAAAACTCATGGCTTTTTCTTCCAATGGGACACAGGGGTAGATAAAGATGCCGCAAATCAAAAAAGTAATTGCCAATTCATAAAGAAAATGATTCAAGGCATACTCTGCCGCGTGATGTGTGGCACCAGAAGGTGCCAGCACATTTTTTAAGAATCGATACCCTACCATAAGAAAACCAAGGTATAACAACCCGGTTTGCCACAGGGCATTAAAAATCACCTCATATTGCTGCCAGCCTAAATAGGTGGTGTACAAGGATAAAGGGCTAAATACGACCATCTTATGCTCCTTTGGAATCAGGTTTCGCATAGACTGCGCCATTTTTAACTTGCGATTGTTCATGGTCATCACCAGGCAAGCCCTTGGCTATATCGCTACCTCGCATATCCATCAAAAGACCTAAGGTTTCAGTCATCATTTTTTTACGAACTTCGCTTTCAAAAGCTAAAGAATGAATGTCATCATCGAGTTTCTTTAAGGCAAATTTCACCATATCAAGCGCGGGTTTTAAGTTTTGTACTTCTTGTATTTGTAAACC encodes the following:
- a CDS encoding conjugal transfer protein TraG N-terminal domain-containing protein — its product is MVVFSPLSLYTTYLGWQQYEVIFNALWQTGLLYLGFLMVGYRFLKNVLAPSGATHHAAEYALNHFLYELAITFLICGIFIYPCVPLEEKAMSFKPMCGIKKGTDAKTSTLKDTGTTYDEAFADVLTPNVKMPIGFALLQNYMSGITYGLMKVTGCTDSLQAIEGDLISTYLPADVREQALNFHRQCFLEARSQYHNEPHDKTKVNDILKKYGGEEDLKWVGSKVYQTLYYDKIYARQPVPGFTFNEAPNKNLEKAAERGDIDAKHLPEQGYPTCNQWWKKLKTDLVQVANNASVFDSHLNYYAVLDRVRTFKNNHPKAWGSQLSSEDYIAKMLLNDSRDMQANSMKNLMGNTNGAFGGAISHGLVNIGQLTKSWTSTPLKREAIMQTLPVMQAFLYFFLIILTPVILALSGYNPKALGSICGLFIMAIFLQYLWHLVGFVERSVLDPLGQNDAIAAMRNMAVLFYFIAPMLLLKLSSHFGGEAGAALGALVNDAAQHSNKVANSGVDTIKQGAKIASMGKVK